caaaaacgtcatagtttagtatgtcgtccaaaatgtgacaaaaacgtcatagtttagtatgtcgtccaaaatgtaggaaaaagtcatattttagcatgtcggccaaaatgtgggaaaaacgtcatagtttagtatgccatctaaaatgtgaccaaattgtcatagtttagtatatcgtccaaaatgtgaccaaaaatgtcagtttagtatgccatccaaaatctgaccaaaacgtcagtttactatgtcgtctaaaacgtgacaaaaacgtcatagtttagtatgttgtctaaaatatcacaaaaatctCAGTTTGgtttttcattcaaaatttggaaaaaaatgtcatagtttagtaagtcgttcaaattgtgacaaagatgtcgtagtttagtgtgtcatccaaaacatcatagtttagtatgtcgtctaaaatgtggagaaaaaaaatcataatttagtatgtcgtccaaatatttgatttaaaaaatagtcagaatttaatatgttgtccaaCAAGTGGAAAAAAGGTGTACATGTCGCTCAAGTGGTTGAGAGGGCAACTCACAGACAGGACTCATGGccctttactgcaggtcttTACTACTTCcttgttttcctctctactTATCTtttgaataaaaccaacaaaaggtcctaaaaaacaactttgaaaaaaacgtcataggttgtccaaaatatcacaaaaacgtcagagtttaatgtgtctaaactctgacgtttttgtgaacTGAGCAGCCCTGGCAGAGTAGTGCACTCTCTGACTGCTTTCTGGTTTCTAGATAGATTCGTAACCAAGAACATTCCCCTCAGCTTCAGAAGCAGAAGCTGTAATGTCATTTGCTCTCCTCAGGGCTCTTgtatggaggtatttcaggtgcaaaatgtttgagcacctgtaacatcgaatttgtagttgtgtacattgaatttgtatgtgtatcagcaaatatgatttcccacactctgagttgtgtacttgtaaaataatttcttgtacatgtcgattttttttcttcccacaaatacaattcgatgttacaggtgctcaaacattttgcaccttaAATACCTTCATACTCTTGGAGTCACAGCGGTGACCTGTGAGCCTGAGGATTGTTCTTGTTTCCTCGATGTGACCTGCAACTGAGACTGTTAGGTTTGCCTCTGGTAAAAAACGGAAATGTCGATGTtgacacagatattactgacaTTAATGTGTCACAGCCCCACAGGAATTCAGACATACATGCTGGATCTTGTTGGGAAATACACCAGTTTTACAGCTCATGATGCGCCGTGACATGTCCACCTTATGGCTGTTTTGACACGCAACTTATCAAACGTTTTCTTTATCTTGAGAGGAATCTATGAACACCTGATGTTGAAAACCCCATTTgtacagcattttaaatatttaaaccaAGTTTTAGATCTCACTTTTGCTCTCTCTGTGTTGTTGCAGTATTGCTGGCAGCCTGGTGTACTCGTACATCACTCTCACGGAGGAGCAGTCCAGCAAAGCGAGTGAAAACACCAAGCTGGACATCAAGGGCAAAGTGGTTGTATGACAGACACtggattttattattttttacgctgacaaacaggaaaaattCTATTTTTAGTACGACTTTTATTTATGGAGTTTTTTAGCAGCAAAGGCGTTGGATTGGTGGGCTCAGAGCCACGCCATCACCATGCCTCTCCTGCTGCTGCCATGGTTACGAAACCCTCCAGAGGGATTGTAGGTTGATTTTTAGATGGTGTTTTCTCtctaaatattcatattttgatACTGTACTTGGCAGTATTGAGAACAAGGGAACATGGAACCAGTACTATTTATATTAAAACACGTCTTGATATTTAGACACGTAGAACATTTAAAGACAAATGTTAAGGTGACATTATGTTTCTTGAACACAGGTGTGAACAGCTGGAATTGTCAGCTGTTTTAAGTGTGTACTGTCGAATGATGGGAATATTTGGGTTTTTTAAAGGCACAATCCTTATTTGTTATGgccttttctgttttgctgtttacaaGGAATGTAACTTCCGATGCCTTCTGAGCACAGTGAGATGCACTGAcactgtcattttctgttttcagtctttagcCCAGTACgtttctttagatttttttttttttttttttaaatcctcaaaCACTGTTCTAAGCCTGCTACAGATGAACGTTAACGACAGCAATCTAACCTCATCCTTCAAACAACCAAAGTGGATGTGCGATGGGCTGTCACTTCCCATCAAGGATTGTGGCTTTAAATGATGTCGCTGCCTCCTTTTTGGGAGAAAATTTAAGATAACAGTTTACATTTTGCTCCCTCAGTATTACAGAATGCTCAGTATGGACTCTTTAAGGCTGCAAATGGTTTTCTCTATGCAGGTTTAACAAACAGGAGGTATGGTTTGGTATTTGTACAAGGGGATCCATTtgtcttattatttttttgttttctggacACAATAAGTTGTTTTCCACTGCAAGAACTTGCGGGCtgttttgggaaatctttatGCAGGCTTTTAATGCAAGAACTATCCCTATAGAGCATcattctgtgctgttttttgggGAGAAAATAGTACCTGCTTTGGGGTAGATACTCCTGAGTGATTGTGGTTAAAGTGGGAGAAGATGAGGCTGCTAAGTTATACGTGAAAAGGACAAGCGCAATTTTTTTCCTGCTATGAGTATCAGTCTTCTCTTGAACATCCTCATTAATAACCAATAACTAgtatttgtaattgttttagAGAAGCTCTTGGAtcccacaaaacagaaaaaactacaaagacacataaGGGGGCCATAAACTGCCCCGAGTTCCTGCAGTGTAAAGCCGCTTAATGTTATCGCACTTTTAACTGAGGTAGCACCTGAAAAATGGTGGAAACAAATTGCATCACCTCCTGTTGTATTCTTTGTTGAGAATGAGATTAATGTACACTCCTGAAATGTTTTTAAGTATTGCAACTTggttatttaaatgtttaataatcaGGTAtgagtatttctgttttttaaaaaacatttttatctacgtcattttgtatttattactTTTTCAGACTAACTCATTTTGTAGGTGGAGTGGCTTGTGAATTGTTGATGCTGATCTCATCTCAAAGACGGTAACCATGGATTTGTAGCTGAAACACAGtgatgtatttttacattaaaaaaacgtCTCTTGAGACGTTTATTGCTGTTCTGCTTGCAATTGGGTCATTTCAAAATCTAGCAAAATACGAGAGTATTCGGCAACACCCTAAACAACGGGCGTACCTCCTGTTTTGGGACATAACTGATTACTAGAACGCCTTATATCACTCTCCACAAAAATTCTAATGCTTGTCGACATTTCTTGCAGTCAAAGAAAAAAGGCTAATGACTATGTTGACATTTTCTGGTGAAGCTGGGAACTGTTTGAAAGTCCCTTCATACTTTAGTGTTCACATTGAAACACAGATTGTGGTTCTAAAATTGATTGTCTTATTTAGAATTATTGTGCTACgctaaaatctttaaaattggtgaatattttatattagtgcatttattttgaaagagttACAAGCTGCTAAATCCTGAACAGGCACAACTCTGAAACTACAGTAGAGCACTGGTTCCCCCTTCTGTCACATCTGTAAAAACCAGTCAGTCTGATTTTCAAGCTGTACACCAGATAGAAATAATACAATTTTATCATGACACTCCTGATAAATCCTTACTGAGGATGTTTAAATTCTCATCTAAGAGACGTTCTCAATTCTTAATGACTGGCAGGGAATTGTAGGTACTTATTTGAATCCACTTGTAGGTTGTCACTCACCCAGAACTTGTCAACAACCAAAAACCTGCATTACTCACCGTGTGAATCGCGGTGAAATGGCCTGGGAAGACATGTCAGGACAGTATCAAAGGCCACCTCCACACTTTATAGAGGGTCGATCTGGTTCTGCATACAATAGATGCTTTGGACGTGTTGAACTAGAAAAACAATGACTTAACAGATGAGGAAGCACCACATACCATACAGTCCTGACTTCCCTCCCCAGGCAGGTTCACCACCATTTTGATTACAGCGTCTTTCAaagtattttaacatttttacataatttagtTCATGCTTGGAGTTTCCAGGCTTGACAGGAGTAATGACGTAATATCTGACAATCTTTTCTTCATACTACCACTAGGAGTCACTAAAGtccaaaaaagttaaaaatcctACAAGCCACTTACAAATGATGCCAGACACTCATGTCTGCATAGTGATCTGTGGCATGAGTCCAGGGAATGTAACGTCGCtctacagaaacacacacaatgtcTTCAAAGACGCCTGAAGCTATAAGTCACTTCAGTTTCATTAGTGTTTCCCTTTAAAAGCAAAGAGCCAAAACTATGTCGTACTTGTACACTTTGAGGACATTTAAATTCAACAAAAGGGCCAAAGATGAAGGACTGAATTGATAGAAAACATCATTTAATACAAAAAGACATCCTGTTTGACACACAACTACTACCATCTGACCTCACTGGTCTTCACTTACATTCATTAATAAACTAGCCCCACTAATGATTATAACCTTCACCCAATTATCTCAAGCAACTGACATAAATATCCACAAATCAATGTAGCATGCTTAAAATTAATATCCAAATACAGTTTTTGGGTTCATACACAGAAACCAAATGGCTTGCATTTAGAATATAAACTGGCTGAGCTTACAAGCAACATCAATGAAATACTATATATACAGTTTACTATATTAATATTGCATTGTTTTTGCCAGTAACTGCACATATTAAGCACCTTCATTAGTCCAGTCTGAACAAatgtagaagaagaaagaagggtTTCAGGGTGTTTTTACACCAACATGGTTATAGGTAGACCAACCAAATGGATGCTAATAAAACAGGAGAAACACTGACTAAAGAGCTTCACCTCAGCAGTAACAACAATATGGCAGGAGAGCGCCGAACACAAAGTCAGTATGTTCAAAAAGACAACTGGAGAGACGATGGAACTGAACCTCTTCGCTCAATATATGCAACAAACAACAATTCAAAGACATCTATGACTACAGCCTGAGAACTTCCCTGCACAGACCACAACTCTGCTGAGTACACCTCAAagattatctgactttttctttttttaaactcgaGGAATTTAAGATACGGTATCTTTAAAATCCTTCACCGATACCTACAAATCGTGGTTTGACTTTGTGGCGCATtgcaagaacaaaaacacacagaggccATGCTGGGATGTTAAATGAAACCGCTGAACGCGGAGACGTCATTCAGGTCAAAACCAGACTATCCTGTACAGCCCACAAAAGGTCAgagtggcattttttttcttccatttcctgCCTGAACTCTGACACTGGAATACAACAAGAACATGCTAAATAGTTGGGTtggaaaacacataaataaatatatgatgTCTGCTGTGCCGATATGAAGTTTTATCGCTGAAGAAAACGATGCTTGGGATCATTCAGAAATGGTGGAATTGCATAGTTTGTCCAACAGAGCCTGACTCCACTGTTTACAACACTCTGAAccctgtctgcagcacatgtagcagagcacgCATCACAGCTAAACAGATGGTCAGAAACAAGGGGGGGTAGTTCCTATTTTGGGGCGTAACTGTACATTATAAAGCTTGATATCAATGCCTACAAAAACTCAAAGGTTTTTACAAGTCAGAAGGTTccatttggctgcttctgccaccTGTGTTGAATGGACTGGAGCATTGTCCTGGAGCAACAGTATGCTCGtttaaacatttccttttttctttgattgcttcCCACATGAGTTTTAGTGGACAGTGATATAAGGCTTTATACTATACAGTTATGTATATTGGATTTACACCTCTTGTCTACATGCGAGGCCCAGAACTTTGTGAAATACCCTCGTATGCATCCATTGTGCCCACAGCTGTTCTTGTGTGCATCCACAAGGTGTACGCTGCTTACTAGATTACGAAATACACTGCTGgaaagttaattttttttaaaaaaagaagcctGATTACATTCCCTTTTCCGAAATCTTTTGCATACAAGAATTGTAATGCAAAACCTAATGCACAGCATCGCAAAATTTGTGTCAAAAAAAGCCTCACTGTGACATTCTGGGGGATCcgttctattattattattattactacagACATTTAGTCTAAATAGGCCCACATCAACTCAGCAAATCTGAACAAAACTTTCAACCATCCCAACAAACACGGCCCCAAACTAGTTTCAGTATCACTGCCTCTTTCACTAGGTTTGCTGCTTGTAAAACTGGTAATGCTGACCCCTGTCCAAAATGGACACCTACAGAACGCCTACAATGTCttccacaacaacacacagatcATTGTGGGAACAGAGCTGCGGGTCGACTGCTCGGACTTTTTTGGACGAGCTAAAAGTATCATTGACGGTATATCACAATCAGAATATTTGAACCCTTCTATTTTGATACCAGCAGGGAAAGGACAGTTAAAAATAGTACAATCATTGACTTTGAAATGTGAAGCATGCACACATATGCTCAGTAAGGCAAGCCAGAGAAACCCGTGACACGACAATGTGAAGAAGGTATTAAAACTACACCCAAACCtgaagagcaagagagagacgcACAGCAGCAGTTTCCTCACTAAAggtgctgtttgtttcttttctgaaaAAGGTGCATTGCTTTGGCTTATTTTCTGCTACAATAAAAGTTTCAAAAACATCCCACTTGTTTTGAGTAACTGCAAGACACCATATTGTGATGGTAAAGCTAAAAGTGAAGGGGAAACTCAAGGCTTCCACCACTATCAGCCTGATTAGGTGAAAGGTGAAGCATTGCTCATTGCAGTCAGTCACTGATTCATCTCTATGAGGTTCCACCGAGTGAGGCCGTTCCCTTTCATTACTCCCCAAAACACAAGAACAAGGCTTACCTGACATTTCATCTCATCCCTAACAGGcacacagaggaagaaagacattacaaattaaatatataacTTACGGCTCCGATACAAAAGAGTAGTGTTTCTGGATTCAAGTGAGTAATGCCGCAGTTTTACAGCGTGACAAGGTTCTCAGCCATGTAGCAGAGACTGTGGAAGTTGCAGCCTATGCAGCAGAGGTTACACAGAGAGGACAGCAGTCTGTACAGCCACAGGCGGTTGCTCAGGTGTCTGTATTTGACATCCGTCTCGCACAGCTTGGCGTAAGCCTCGCGATTAGACGACAGGCCGATGTCCTGACCGAGCCCGCACGCCTGCTCAATGAGATGCATGTCCGCCATGATTTCTGATGTCATCTGGCCGAACCACTGAGCGTTGACGGCCGCGATCGTCACAGACACGAAGAAGACGAAGATCTGGTGGCGAAAGTAAAAGGCAGAGACTGAGGAAGTATTCCGAAATGGGTTtctaacccttgtgttgtcctgcgggtcaaaattgacccgttttcagttttgaaaatgtgggaaaaaaaatattttcacaatgaaacttctgatgtccacattttcaacatttgggaaatcttttaatatattttggtgaaaaaaagaaactttaaaaatgtttcttaagaacattcacttggattgtgaatgttctgaaagaaaatattagaagctatactgacatttttaggatttttttggaagatttttacacatttttgaaaatatttacaagaattttcttgtcaaatttgttcttttaaaaaaaatacaacttttaaaggaagctttaaggaattattggaattttcttcctgaaagttttggaaattttcaaaaaaattggggaatttgttttctgatttctttttctcagacaaggaaagaatatttttggtgcccataaatgaggacaacaggagggttaacacaaTGTGCTGAACAAACAAGACACCTGAAAGGCTTCTCTGTCATTCATGGTGTCACTGGGATGAAACACAGCGTAGATGGTGAGGTTAAAGAAGGCACAGGCTGAACCCAGGTGGAGGTAGAACGGGACAAGGCGACTCTGAATGAACCCGTAAGTGTGTCTGTTGAGGTGGTTGTCCATCACGAAGCCTGCGccaaaatcagaacaaaataTTAGCAACACAGGGGACACCCAGGCTTCTACTTCCATAAAAAAACGTTCATTATTCATGGACTAGGAGAGGCTACACAGAGGAAAATGTCCTTAAAATAATCTATTTTAACAATTTCAGAATGTTTTCATGGATGTTTGACCTATATTCTCTACTGTAGGGCTCTGAGTAGACTTTTATATCATAAATGCACAATACAGCCACAAACCACAGCATCACCATGACAGAAACATAAGGTCTACAGTTGAACATTAACAGAAAGCTCAGCTGTAGCAAAGCACTGTGAGTCAAAAGATCATTTTCAGTTCATAATGTAGCTCCTGCTAAACATACAGACAGGTATGTGTACACAGCTCTGCAAAGCCAGGAAAGTACACACCTTAATTTCCGACAATATCaatctgtgtaaacactgtgaCCAAGCTGCAACAAAAGCGAATCAGAGTCTAGATGTCGCTGCAAAGGTGGCCTTGATAAGAATGAGATGATACAACGGGGCTTCAATAAGATCTCGTTCACACCTGGTTAAAAAGGCATTCTGCCAGTTCAACCCACAAGATCACAGCAGTAAATACAGGTGTGGTAATACCCCGAGAAACATCACGATTCATCCGCTCCAGTCACATTCAAGGGTGGCTCAAAaccagattaaaaaaacatgccaCATCTTGTACTCTAAATATTTCTTTCATCATTTGTATTTCCaggttttctgttcatttcaatcctttgtgtgtgtgtgcacatggtACCAACTTGAAATGAAGGTGACCCAAATCTGCATCCCCCAGTAGGTGGAAAGGAGCAGAAGCTGCAGGAGCTTCACACCAAACGAGGGCTCTCCGTCAGTAGACATGCTTTCTCCACCGCCTCAGTCTCTTCTCCGGTCTGAGCTCCACTGTAGTCTCCCAAAACAGCACCGTCCGGAAAGGCAGGTAGTGCCTTTTGCCTCGCACCACTGCTTCTGGCTTTTTGTAAGAAGGGCACTTGATGCTGCAATCCAGACACTCTGCAAACATACAATCATTGTACCATAATGAGACTGTGACAACATAGACGTGAGGTAGAAGTTTGAGCTCTAGCCAAAAGGCTAGACTCAAACGTCCACACCTTTAGGTAGAAAAAGTCCACAGGGATGGGAACAACTGTATCCTGAGGAGTGTACTACGAAACCAGATAAATGGGTTTGCGAGCTAATTTGAGCCTGAAGCCTGAGTTCTTAAAGCAATGAAGATGGCAATCTTTGGATCAACATGATAACTTAGTAGTAGGAGCATTTATGTCCAGAGTTTAGGATTTACATCATTTGTAAGAAGTGCCACCTTTTCATCAATTCCTTTTCTAACATTTTCTCAATGAGGGATATGGGTTTTTAGCTGAGGTAATCAAATCAAGTTGATTTATATagcattaaaacaacctgagcTGACCCAAGTTCTGTGCATGTTAACAGtcaagcagcaacaaaaactatataaaaaaatctaatattaaaaaatatagttttagatattaaatattaactctttttgctgattttggggattttttttcagacaagggaacaatattttttggtgcccgtaaatgaggataACAGGAGCACTACCAAAAgccactgaaaatgtaaaaatgtgatttaaaaaaaaatatcagtagAGGAGGAAGTTTTTATTGCAAAGGGAAGACTATCGAAAAGCTTTTGGAGCAGCTGCAGCAAAGGTTTGCACATTAGTTTTTATTGCAGAGCAGTGAACAGCAGCTGTTTGGAGGATCTGAGAGGCTTTGATGTAGAGTAGGATAAAAGAAGATCCCAAATTTACCAAGGGATCCACTAATGCATGGCTTTaagaacaaattaaacaactttaaaatcaattctGTGCCTAACAGGTAGCCAGTGCAATGATGCTAGTACAGAAGTAACAGTACACATATTTTAGGTCCCCGTTAGAAGTCTTGCAGCAACACTTATGGGTAATATCTGCAGTAATCcctctgaatgaagctgtgcaATTACAGCAAAGTCCAGTGACAGAATTTGGAAAATTGATCAATCCATTGGTATTtatcacagagaatattcagtcaATAACATAAATTCACTCTGACTGGGCAAAAACTTAAGTGATTTGCATGTCTTCTTCACAGTGGGACAGTGTCACACATAGATATGCTTCCTAAACATCATGTTTTATAATCTATAAAGGTTAAAATTTAGGAGCTCTGTCATTTTAGAAATAATCATTTGCATAACCAATACACTGAAAGGTAAATTAATGGCGACCTGCATGGCTAACAAATTTCTACTAGCATTATTCTCttgcaaataaatgaattttaaaaagcgACAGgttggagttttatttctgtctttgtagATATTAGGGCAGGACACAGTGTGCCCTATATGTTGTACAAACTTCCGCATTGTCGTCAAGGAAACTGGGTCGCTGTCTTGACTTTAACAAGCAGGGAAATACACACGCGGAACTTTAGCGAACACTAAAAAGTTTGCAGCAGCAGGACTGAATTATTTCACCCACAGAAAACGGACAGCTGCTTAAGATTTGTCGTGTTGAGTGGCTAAAAAGTCACCTTTGCAAAAATGAGCTAAGTCGCAAAGCAGCTAACGCCAGTTGTTTGCTAGCTGTAGCAGAAAGTAGTAAAAGTGCACCGACTAGCggctaacagctagctaaaaCTCACTCAAGGTAAGTTAGCTTCACATTAAACTGCCACTTAGCAAGAGTTTACGGTCCTGTAAGTCAGGAACCGCCATCTTTATAGTCTTAGTTgcaattttaatggaaaactgTGATTACAACCTACCTGTGTAGCCAAATGACAACTTGTTGCAGTTGACTCCAGCGGTGAAGTTACCTAACCGGCTGACAGCAGCTAACTCACCCTGCAAGTCTCACCGCGGAGGGGAGGGCGGAACCATGAGTGTGAGGATGTTCTCTGGAAAGTTCTCCGTGCAGATATTAACAGCAGTAACTGGTTCCCCCAGACAGCTTCGGGTAAAGGCGTTGTTAGGACACACTGGCGACACAGTATTGCCCTGCAGTTTGTTCAATTTAACCTCTTCATTGCAGTATTTCAATATAAAATGTCACAGTGCCCTCTTGGCCACCCCCTAAACCTCTGCAATCACAGTGAGTACACACTGTTTTAGAACTGTGTACCTTGGAATCAATTTCATTTAAGATAATTTACAGCTATAATCTTATTTAAACGTTTGCCTtcaaaatatttgtttaaaaaaaatttactaGTGATCTGGATGGCTGAGCTTTTGAATAGTTGAGATGAAGAAATAAGGGTTGCTGATGAGTATAAAAAGTTCATCCATACACTCCCACAACATAAGACCACAAATAACTAATAACAGCCTGGCAAAGTCTATTATCTGTGTTgctgacaaaaaagaacaaaaagatgtCCATAGCCTAATGACAGCTCATCTAACCACAGCAGCttgcaataaaataataaaatgtatataCGATGCCACTCGGCTGTTGACAAATTTTGTTAATCAATTTAATAACTGGAGAGGTCAATATACACAATAATATCACTGCTGCATATGTGCTGCTGTGAGACTTTGAAACCAAAAAATCTGACATGAAGGAAAAGTACTTTGACTTTGGAAacaataaattgtatttttccaACAACTATatcttgttattttttccacaattgGAAATAAAGGTGAATACATCCACAGCTATGTATATTTTTAgcaatttattaaaatatattatacATATCAGATTAAAATATATTGATGTATTAGAAGCTGTACGCCTACAAACACCACTGGCTTAGGGTGACACCTTTTCCACCACCTTAGAGTAAAACATGTGCCTTTGGTTGAAAGCTGTCTGTCTCAGTTAGTATGCTATATTtatatgtaaacaaaaaaaaagcagttagCTAAAGGTGGATGCATCAGCGGTCTGCAGACAGACCAGGTATAGAATATGAACCTGAATGAAATCCCATTAAGGATTTGCTGGTTTGTGGTATGTCTGTTAGGTAAATCCTAACTAAATAATGGTTAAAAGATATGCAATCTTGTGCAATATTCATTTCACACTGAATCTCCACTCACCTCCAAGAACAATATGCAAAGTCACTTTATCAGTATCAGTATGTGCAATTCTCTTTctcactgtattttattgtattttttttaaatcatattttactctatttttctttttctttattgtaaTGTATATATTCTTCCAAGCACCAAATGGAGCAGCGCTCCCAATTTCGTTGTATACCCTTGTACAATGACAAAaaggctttctattctattgtattctattgtattgtattctattctattctaacacTCAAGAACAACAGTAAAGCAAAAAGATAAACCAAACCACTGAcgggtgaagtgaataacagtGATCAGTTCATTAAATCTTGGGTCCTGGTATTTATGTGGATGTTGAATTGATGCATAACATCCACATAAACCGAACAGACCAAGCACAGCCTGATACTACGGTAATTTAAAAGCATGAGAATGAGCTTTAacatagaaaatacattttaattaattccCACCAATACACAGCTCCAGAAATAGAATCTGTTTCTGATATCAAAATAGTCAACTTTGAGTTATAATATAGTTTTATGGACTTAAAGGCTAACTGAGCTTTATCATAAAgtatgtattttaaaatgtgtgtaagACTAATCAGGAGGTCAGTTTTCCAAAGGGTGTGGCACTGAAGAAACAATAAGATGTAGTACAACGGGGAAAAGTTGTGCAAtatacatgttttaaaaaaaggaaaaagtaagACATTTGGTGCAAT
This region of Acanthochromis polyacanthus isolate Apoly-LR-REF ecotype Palm Island chromosome 4, KAUST_Apoly_ChrSc, whole genome shotgun sequence genomic DNA includes:
- the si:ch211-121a2.4 gene encoding transmembrane protein 205 — translated: MSTDGEPSFGVKLLQLLLLSTYWGMQIWVTFISSFVMDNHLNRHTYGFIQSRLVPFYLHLGSACAFFNLTIYAVFHPSDTMNDREAFQIFVFFVSVTIAAVNAQWFGQMTSEIMADMHLIEQACGLGQDIGLSSNREAYAKLCETDVKYRHLSNRLWLYRLLSSLCNLCCIGCNFHSLCYMAENLVTL